A stretch of the Methylacidiphilum caldifontis genome encodes the following:
- a CDS encoding phosphosulfolactate synthase, whose amino-acid sequence MNDEQKNERAFGFIPLNERKPKPRRVGITEIRGPYYTPLGIHYLEDILETVGSYIDILKFAGGSFALMPKRALKEIISLCHTYNVWVSTGGFIERVLTYGPDMVDKYIEECKRVGFDIIEVSAGFITIPFDDILRLVEKVQKAGLKAKPEVGIQFGAGGATKSEELAAEGTKSPQWAIKQAKRLLEAGAYLIMIESEGITENVSPWRREVVAQFIDQLGLETLMFEAADPEVFSWYVKDYGPEVNLFVDHSQIVQLECLRSGLWGTKSTWGRVLTYKK is encoded by the coding sequence ATGAATGACGAACAAAAAAATGAACGTGCTTTTGGTTTTATTCCTCTCAATGAAAGAAAACCCAAGCCTAGAAGAGTAGGGATTACCGAAATCCGAGGTCCTTATTATACCCCTTTAGGTATCCATTACTTGGAAGACATTCTTGAAACGGTTGGAAGCTACATCGACATCCTTAAGTTTGCAGGCGGTTCTTTTGCACTCATGCCCAAAAGAGCTCTCAAAGAAATCATTAGCCTTTGCCATACCTATAACGTTTGGGTTTCTACAGGAGGATTCATTGAAAGGGTGCTGACCTATGGTCCAGATATGGTAGACAAATACATTGAAGAATGCAAAAGAGTAGGGTTTGATATCATCGAAGTTTCTGCCGGCTTTATTACGATTCCTTTTGACGATATTTTGCGGCTTGTGGAAAAGGTCCAAAAGGCGGGTTTAAAAGCAAAACCTGAAGTGGGTATCCAATTTGGAGCTGGAGGAGCAACAAAATCCGAAGAGCTAGCTGCTGAAGGCACAAAAAGTCCACAGTGGGCAATAAAACAAGCTAAAAGACTTCTGGAAGCGGGGGCTTATCTCATTATGATTGAATCAGAAGGAATAACCGAAAACGTCAGTCCATGGAGAAGAGAAGTGGTCGCGCAATTTATTGATCAACTAGGGCTAGAAACCCTCATGTTTGAAGCGGCTGATCCGGAAGTCTTTTCCTGGTATGTCAAGGATTATGGCCCAGAGGTTAATCTTTTTGTTGACCATAGCCAGATCGTGCAGTTGGAATGTCTAAGATCTGGGCTTTGGGGAACGAAAAGCACATGGGGTAGAGTGTTGACTTATAAAAAATAG
- a CDS encoding LysR family transcriptional regulator, giving the protein MNHPLDSRLLYIFVIAAQSESFSKAAKSLHMSQPAISRSIQSLEEEIGCRLFDREGKNPSLTTIGREFLGYAQEILAGMEKARIDIENLKREGPKKIVFATSSLSCQYFVPQLYREFQESFPDCLFAIEPADSPLALELVDQKKVDFAITIKPLSFLESLAMIELSMDNLLFLVNSFHPWTRKKEISRKEIEQAHYLIKTKNDTTFHILQRAFAESSLYPKSFVELAETAAIKEMVKMGLGIGVLPNWIVKEELKKGKLINLPLIPEPITRKWVFAYRLGRKLSLLENTFLELCKMIIPKKIN; this is encoded by the coding sequence ATGAATCATCCGTTGGACAGCCGCCTACTCTATATTTTTGTTATTGCTGCTCAATCCGAGAGTTTCTCTAAAGCAGCGAAATCTTTGCATATGAGTCAGCCGGCTATAAGTCGATCGATTCAATCTCTTGAGGAGGAAATAGGTTGCAGGCTTTTTGACAGGGAGGGAAAGAACCCCTCCCTTACGACTATTGGAAGGGAATTCTTAGGCTATGCTCAAGAAATACTGGCGGGAATGGAAAAAGCTAGGATCGACATCGAAAATTTGAAGCGGGAAGGGCCAAAAAAAATTGTCTTTGCTACAAGTTCATTAAGTTGCCAATATTTTGTGCCTCAGCTTTATAGAGAATTTCAGGAAAGTTTTCCCGATTGTCTTTTTGCTATCGAACCAGCTGATTCCCCTCTTGCCTTAGAGCTGGTTGATCAAAAAAAGGTAGACTTTGCGATTACAATCAAACCTCTCTCTTTCCTAGAAAGCCTAGCTATGATTGAACTTTCGATGGATAACCTCCTTTTTTTGGTTAATTCCTTTCATCCCTGGACACGAAAAAAAGAAATTTCTAGAAAAGAGATTGAGCAGGCCCATTACCTTATAAAAACAAAGAATGATACAACTTTCCATATACTTCAAAGGGCTTTTGCTGAGTCATCCCTCTATCCAAAAAGTTTCGTGGAGCTTGCCGAAACCGCAGCGATTAAGGAAATGGTTAAGATGGGTCTAGGCATTGGTGTTCTTCCCAATTGGATTGTTAAGGAAGAACTGAAGAAAGGCAAACTTATCAATCTTCCTTTGATTCCTGAGCCGATAACCCGAAAATGGGTTTTTGCCTATAGGCTAGGCAGAAAACTTAGCCTTTTGGAGAATACTTTTTTGGAGCTCTGTAAGATGATTATTCCAAAGAAAATAAACTAA
- a CDS encoding CmpA/NrtA family ABC transporter substrate-binding protein encodes MLRTRSKITIGYLPLIDCAPLVVALERGLFKKWGFDVCLSPEPGWATIRDKIVYEELDFAQAVCGLPLVLNYGLRSIPYKCTSAMVLNLNGNAITLSKRLSDVEGCNQEEIAHVLKANSNYPLLFGVASFFSSHYFLLLRWLKRIKLDLQKDVRVVALPPPQMPIHLKQGFIDGYCVGEPWNSVAVFEKTGICVATSLDLASGHPEKVLLANEKYTEKKKEEHVRLVSCLIEACQWTDNPAHRAELLEMLYYGHWINQPLEIIRHSLVGPFRLGKNTFIPGRAFHVFNAEKANQPSKEKENWIINEMKAAKLLPEQSTNGISFFRLSIYLEALKLLSSEEKKSFVPFPLL; translated from the coding sequence ATGTTGAGAACAAGATCAAAAATAACCATTGGCTATCTTCCTCTAATCGATTGTGCGCCGCTTGTGGTCGCTTTAGAGCGAGGGTTGTTTAAAAAGTGGGGTTTTGATGTTTGCTTAAGTCCTGAACCAGGATGGGCGACGATACGAGATAAGATTGTATATGAAGAGCTTGATTTTGCACAGGCCGTTTGTGGATTGCCTCTTGTTCTTAACTACGGTTTACGTTCCATTCCCTATAAATGTACAAGTGCCATGGTCCTAAATCTCAACGGTAATGCGATCACTCTCTCAAAAAGGCTAAGCGACGTTGAAGGGTGTAACCAGGAAGAAATAGCCCATGTTTTGAAAGCCAATAGCAATTATCCTCTTCTTTTTGGTGTTGCTTCTTTTTTTTCAAGCCACTACTTTCTTCTTCTACGCTGGCTTAAAAGAATAAAATTGGATCTACAAAAGGATGTCCGTGTTGTTGCTCTTCCTCCACCTCAAATGCCTATCCACTTAAAACAAGGGTTTATTGATGGCTACTGTGTAGGCGAGCCCTGGAATTCGGTTGCTGTTTTCGAAAAAACCGGAATCTGTGTGGCAACTAGCCTTGATCTTGCCTCGGGGCATCCAGAAAAGGTCCTGTTGGCTAATGAAAAGTATACGGAAAAGAAAAAAGAAGAACATGTGCGGCTTGTGAGTTGTTTAATCGAAGCTTGCCAGTGGACGGATAATCCTGCACATAGGGCTGAGCTTTTAGAAATGCTCTATTATGGCCACTGGATCAATCAGCCGCTTGAGATCATTCGTCATAGCCTTGTGGGCCCTTTTCGATTAGGTAAAAACACGTTTATTCCGGGTCGGGCTTTTCATGTTTTTAATGCCGAAAAGGCTAACCAACCTTCCAAAGAAAAGGAAAACTGGATAATCAATGAAATGAAGGCAGCCAAGCTTCTTCCCGAACAATCTACAAATGGGATTAGCTTTTTTAGACTCTCTATCTATCTTGAAGCCTTAAAACTCTTAAGTTCAGAGGAGAAAAAGTCTTTTGTTCCATTCCCTCTGCTTTAA
- a CDS encoding globin family protein gives MNLLIAYRISKKSRYVLVDGLNNMNELIPNLQNLGKRHKEYGVESFHYPIVNPAFFSPSSNIWVKTLAKKHDKLGQKSRG, from the coding sequence TTGAATTTATTGATTGCTTATAGGATTTCTAAAAAGAGTCGCTACGTTCTTGTTGATGGCTTGAACAATATGAACGAGCTTATTCCTAATTTACAAAACCTAGGAAAGCGTCATAAAGAATATGGGGTCGAAAGTTTCCATTATCCCATTGTTAACCCTGCCTTCTTCAGTCCATCCAGCAATATTTGGGTCAAGACTTTAGCGAAGAAGCACGACAAGCTTGGACAAAAATCTAGGGGATAG
- a CDS encoding molybdopterin oxidoreductase family protein, with protein MIKDILYANNAYTHCPFCGLQCAIEIVQTGKEFEIKPKYFPTNKGQICAKGWNAGALINHPDRLLNPLVRYNKNEGFKFSSWETAIDLCAKKLSTIRAQWGSDSIFVYGSGSLSNEKAYLLGKFARVVLGTSLIDYNGRYCMSSASKALEMALGIDRGLSFPVESIAQTDLLIVVGANPLETMPPLKSHIEEFKKRGKKWVVIDPRFTLTAQQADIHLKIKPGSDHILANGLLWLLVHQNKVDWSYIRSYTTGFEEVLDSLYSFWPSQVEALTGISQDLLQKTAELLGSHSNIIILTGRGCEQQSHGVANVLSYINLSLALGLVGKPYSGFGTLTGQGNGQGAREMGLKSNQLPGCRSNWNFNDRNFIAKLWQIDPKTLPLPGKTITEVIENSGMNGSIKAMIVMGANPLVSSAHNSRLKALFSSLEFLVVCDSFLSETAAVADMVLPSALWAEETATVTNLEGRILLRPKILAAPTNVKTDLEIIHLLAEKLGFAQGFPPDPYSIFEEIRRATAGAKADYYGITYSRLARGEELYWPCPSLFSQGQKELFLSKHFPTETRKAQFYPVALQPLVEEPDSQYPFFLTTGRTLYHYQTAVQTRRLLKLHQKEPTPFVEMHASVGRQLGIKEGHYVKVETRRGVGYYKAKFSSKQRLDTLFVPFYPHEKAEANSLTLPNFDPLSYMPSFKLCAARIEAVGEPQQQSDNQKKDK; from the coding sequence ATGATAAAAGATATATTATATGCAAATAATGCATATACTCACTGTCCTTTTTGCGGTTTGCAGTGTGCCATAGAAATTGTTCAGACTGGAAAAGAGTTTGAAATTAAACCTAAATATTTTCCGACAAACAAAGGACAAATCTGTGCTAAAGGTTGGAATGCAGGCGCATTAATTAACCATCCTGACCGTTTGCTCAATCCCCTTGTTCGCTACAATAAAAATGAAGGTTTTAAGTTTTCTTCCTGGGAAACAGCCATTGATCTCTGTGCAAAAAAATTATCTACAATCCGTGCCCAATGGGGAAGCGATTCGATCTTTGTTTATGGTAGTGGCAGTTTGTCCAATGAAAAAGCCTATCTTTTAGGAAAATTTGCTCGAGTTGTTCTGGGTACTTCTTTGATCGACTATAACGGCAGATATTGCATGTCCTCAGCTTCTAAAGCCCTAGAAATGGCTTTGGGGATAGACCGAGGGCTATCCTTCCCTGTCGAATCCATAGCTCAGACCGATCTACTCATCGTTGTGGGAGCCAACCCCTTAGAAACGATGCCTCCTCTAAAAAGCCATATCGAAGAATTTAAAAAAAGAGGAAAAAAATGGGTTGTTATAGATCCCAGGTTTACTCTGACTGCACAACAGGCTGATATCCATCTTAAAATTAAGCCGGGCAGTGATCATATCCTCGCTAACGGCTTGCTCTGGCTACTTGTTCATCAGAATAAAGTCGATTGGTCTTATATTCGAAGCTACACTACAGGGTTTGAAGAAGTTTTAGATAGCCTTTATTCTTTCTGGCCCAGCCAAGTCGAAGCTCTTACAGGGATATCTCAAGACTTGCTTCAGAAAACTGCTGAACTTTTGGGATCCCACTCCAATATCATTATTTTAACGGGAAGAGGTTGCGAACAACAGTCTCACGGAGTCGCTAACGTTCTTTCATATATAAATCTTTCTCTAGCTCTAGGACTTGTCGGAAAGCCTTACAGTGGATTTGGCACACTTACCGGCCAAGGGAACGGACAGGGGGCAAGAGAAATGGGACTAAAATCCAACCAACTTCCCGGTTGCCGGAGTAACTGGAATTTCAATGATCGGAATTTTATCGCCAAGCTCTGGCAGATCGATCCCAAGACCCTTCCTCTTCCAGGAAAAACTATCACCGAAGTGATCGAAAACTCCGGAATGAATGGATCAATCAAAGCGATGATCGTTATGGGAGCCAATCCTCTGGTCTCTTCAGCTCATAACTCACGGCTAAAAGCGCTTTTTTCATCATTGGAATTCCTAGTCGTATGCGATTCATTTCTTTCTGAAACAGCAGCAGTAGCCGACATGGTTTTACCTTCGGCTCTTTGGGCCGAAGAAACCGCAACAGTGACCAACTTGGAAGGTCGCATTCTCCTTAGGCCAAAGATCTTAGCTGCCCCGACAAACGTTAAGACTGATCTTGAAATTATCCATCTGCTCGCTGAAAAGCTTGGTTTTGCTCAAGGGTTTCCACCCGATCCTTATAGCATATTTGAAGAAATACGTAGGGCTACAGCGGGAGCAAAAGCAGATTATTATGGTATAACCTATTCAAGGCTTGCCCGAGGTGAAGAGCTCTATTGGCCCTGTCCCTCTCTTTTTAGCCAAGGTCAAAAAGAACTATTCCTATCCAAACATTTTCCCACAGAAACCCGAAAAGCACAGTTTTACCCTGTTGCACTGCAGCCCCTTGTAGAAGAACCCGACTCTCAATATCCCTTTTTTTTAACAACCGGCAGAACCCTTTACCATTATCAGACCGCTGTTCAAACAAGACGACTTTTAAAACTCCACCAAAAAGAACCAACCCCGTTTGTCGAAATGCATGCCTCGGTTGGCCGGCAGCTGGGAATTAAAGAAGGACACTATGTCAAGGTCGAAACAAGAAGAGGAGTTGGCTACTACAAAGCTAAGTTCTCTAGCAAACAGCGTCTAGATACCCTTTTTGTTCCTTTTTACCCTCACGAAAAAGCTGAAGCAAACAGCCTAACGTTGCCCAACTTTGACCCCCTTTCTTACATGCCTTCTTTCAAGCTTTGTGCGGCACGAATCGAAGCCGTTGGTGAACCTCAACAACAATCTGATAACCAAAAAAAGGATAAATGA
- the nirB gene encoding nitrite reductase large subunit NirB, whose product MMKKEKLLVIGAGMASVRFLEELVEAGGTQKYEITLISKEKNIGYNRILLSSLLAGEVDFQGLDLKSPAWFQEKKITVKAGSEAVLIDTGSRQLWTDKEKIPYDKLFLATGSIPFIPPLTGLYDEAGKRIHGVFTFRTIDDCLNILEHLSGATKAVVIGGGLLGIEASYGLCKKGLQTTLVHLMDHLMEKQLDSLAGSLLKKELEKLGIQVLLKTKTRQLKKIGKKIKIEFENNKEILADLVVIATGIVPNCSLAKKSGIAVNKGILVNAQMESVSHPGIFAAGECIEFEGQTYGLVNAAWQQATIAAKSLLGSSLSYPYRGTVPVARLKVAGIDLLSFGHIEAEQNEEVVLYTDSKQALYRKILIEGEKITGGIFLGSSQRALEILHFYEKNLPLPCSPEEFLIEESTGRKDEEIENRPDDFQLCNCNGVTKKEIIELIQKGCSSLKELITMSRAGTGCGSCKTLVQRLFEKTTKNTTVDDPSIHYYVSSIPLSKKELIEEIKKRKLQSVSAVFNAFAEGKEDAHSKPALASLLKMVWGKAYKEEPDSRFVNDRVHANIQKDGTYSVVPRMYGGITTVEQLRKIADVAEKYHVPMIKITGGQRIDLLGLKKEQLPAVWKELGMRSGHAYTKAFRTCKSCVGTDFCRFGVGDSTTLAIAIEKRFQGIECPAKLKLAVSGCSRNCAEATTKDIGAVAIGIGWEIYVGGAAGSKVRAGDLLAVAKDQQEVLKLIGRFIQYYRENAKYAERSYGFVERLGIEKIRSAVVSPSPEEATRLEQEIEKTVEAYVDPWQAAQKEQFPHQFEALAQGTNNFS is encoded by the coding sequence ATGATGAAAAAAGAAAAACTGCTTGTGATTGGAGCGGGTATGGCCTCCGTCAGGTTCCTTGAAGAACTTGTCGAAGCTGGAGGGACTCAAAAATACGAGATTACCCTGATCAGCAAGGAGAAAAATATCGGCTATAACCGCATTTTACTCTCTTCTCTTTTAGCCGGAGAAGTGGACTTCCAAGGATTGGATCTAAAAAGCCCTGCATGGTTTCAAGAAAAAAAGATTACTGTCAAAGCGGGCTCTGAAGCTGTACTTATCGATACTGGATCAAGGCAGCTATGGACAGACAAGGAAAAAATTCCCTACGATAAACTTTTCTTAGCTACAGGTAGCATTCCCTTTATTCCCCCTCTAACCGGTCTCTATGACGAAGCGGGAAAACGAATTCATGGTGTTTTTACTTTTAGGACTATTGATGATTGCCTGAATATTCTTGAGCATCTTTCCGGGGCAACAAAAGCGGTCGTTATTGGAGGTGGTCTTTTGGGCATAGAAGCTAGCTATGGCCTATGCAAAAAAGGGCTGCAAACCACTCTTGTTCATCTCATGGATCATTTGATGGAAAAACAGCTCGACAGCCTTGCAGGCTCTCTTTTGAAAAAAGAACTCGAAAAACTGGGTATCCAAGTATTGCTCAAAACAAAAACGCGTCAGCTCAAAAAGATCGGCAAAAAAATTAAAATCGAATTTGAAAATAACAAAGAGATTCTTGCCGACCTTGTTGTCATAGCTACCGGGATCGTTCCCAACTGTTCGTTAGCTAAGAAATCGGGCATTGCAGTGAACAAGGGCATACTCGTCAATGCTCAAATGGAATCGGTTTCTCATCCAGGTATTTTTGCTGCAGGAGAATGTATTGAATTTGAAGGACAAACCTATGGATTAGTTAACGCGGCATGGCAGCAAGCGACGATTGCCGCTAAATCCCTTTTGGGTTCTTCCTTGTCATATCCTTACCGGGGAACCGTTCCTGTGGCTCGTTTAAAAGTAGCAGGTATCGATCTTCTTTCTTTTGGTCATATAGAAGCTGAACAAAACGAAGAAGTGGTCCTTTATACAGACTCAAAGCAAGCCCTCTATCGGAAAATATTAATCGAAGGGGAAAAAATAACCGGGGGTATTTTTCTTGGATCATCCCAAAGAGCTTTAGAAATCCTTCATTTTTACGAAAAAAACCTTCCCCTACCCTGTTCTCCTGAAGAGTTCCTTATCGAGGAATCAACGGGCAGAAAAGATGAAGAAATAGAAAATAGACCCGATGACTTCCAGCTATGTAACTGCAACGGGGTGACTAAAAAAGAAATCATCGAACTGATTCAAAAGGGCTGCTCATCCCTTAAGGAGCTTATCACGATGAGTCGTGCAGGAACAGGTTGCGGGAGTTGTAAAACCCTTGTTCAAAGACTTTTTGAAAAAACAACGAAGAACACAACTGTTGATGACCCCTCTATTCATTACTACGTAAGCTCTATTCCTTTAAGCAAAAAAGAACTGATCGAGGAGATAAAAAAAAGGAAACTCCAGAGTGTTTCTGCCGTTTTTAATGCCTTTGCGGAAGGCAAAGAAGATGCTCATTCTAAACCTGCTCTAGCCAGTCTTCTTAAGATGGTCTGGGGCAAAGCTTATAAAGAAGAGCCCGATTCCCGATTCGTCAACGATCGGGTTCATGCCAATATTCAAAAAGATGGGACCTATTCGGTTGTTCCCCGCATGTATGGGGGAATAACAACTGTCGAACAATTAAGAAAAATTGCTGATGTAGCCGAAAAGTACCATGTACCCATGATCAAAATAACAGGTGGACAACGCATCGATCTTCTGGGTCTAAAAAAGGAGCAGTTACCAGCCGTATGGAAAGAGCTCGGAATGAGAAGTGGCCATGCATACACGAAAGCCTTTAGGACTTGTAAAAGCTGTGTTGGCACGGATTTTTGTCGATTTGGAGTAGGCGATTCAACTACTCTGGCGATCGCAATTGAGAAGAGGTTTCAAGGTATTGAATGCCCAGCAAAACTCAAGCTTGCTGTAAGTGGCTGTTCGAGGAATTGTGCAGAAGCCACAACTAAAGATATCGGTGCGGTTGCTATAGGCATAGGATGGGAAATTTATGTCGGAGGAGCAGCCGGCTCCAAAGTAAGAGCAGGGGATCTTCTAGCGGTAGCCAAGGACCAACAAGAAGTGCTTAAGCTTATTGGTCGTTTTATTCAATATTACCGCGAAAATGCAAAATATGCTGAAAGAAGCTATGGCTTTGTAGAGCGGCTAGGGATTGAAAAGATAAGATCAGCTGTTGTTTCTCCTTCACCTGAAGAAGCGACTCGACTAGAGCAGGAAATAGAAAAAACGGTCGAGGCTTATGTTGATCCCTGGCAAGCTGCACAAAAAGAACAATTTCCACATCAATTTGAAGCTCTAGCTCAAGGCACAAACAACTTCTCTTAA
- a CDS encoding Rieske (2Fe-2S) protein gives MKSNGQIPKKGFPLCPLNELVPCVGRTFKLGELKISLFKTRSDKTVAVQALCPHRGGPLSEALCDEQVLICPLHGYSFSLETGNCTISDKYQLKTYPTFVINGWIYLDLSTSPNLFLSNDQS, from the coding sequence ATGAAATCCAATGGACAGATTCCTAAGAAAGGATTTCCCCTTTGCCCTTTAAACGAACTTGTTCCCTGTGTTGGTAGAACTTTTAAGCTAGGGGAACTAAAAATTTCTCTATTTAAAACAAGGTCAGACAAAACAGTGGCTGTGCAAGCCCTCTGCCCTCATCGTGGGGGACCCCTGAGTGAAGCCCTTTGCGATGAACAGGTTCTGATATGTCCTCTTCACGGCTACTCCTTTTCGCTAGAAACGGGCAACTGTACGATTTCGGATAAATACCAGCTCAAAACGTATCCTACTTTTGTGATTAACGGTTGGATCTATCTGGACTTATCCACTTCTCCCAACCTTTTCTTATCAAATGATCAATCATGA
- a CDS encoding nitrate/nitrite transporter, whose translation MKKRLLIFLHNKAILTLCCSFLYFDISFAIWVILGAVGTFISAEIRLNPVQKGLVVALPILSGSLLRIFFGIAESALGGKKTALIAMSLTAIPLFWGGLFAHSLNEIYGIGLLLGIAGASFAVALPMASRWFPPKNQGLVLGLTGSGNSGTLLCTFFGPLIAQAYSWHAVFGFFLILLAIVFFVFFLLAEDAPANHREKFNIQAIFLTLQQKRAWLFALLYSLSFGGFVGFSNYLGFFLVDEYKLEKVDAGKIQTLLIASGSLLRPLGGALADKVGGSKLLFVLFALATLLGSLLSFYFPFLIEITLLFFLMGCLGLANGAVFQLVGTQLANQIGTISGVVGAAGGMGGFFLPILFGKIKEHSGSCATGFGLFSSLLFLGGCLTLCLVFSERKKKILRIEVTDSTKNFPFSLPFLLSSQDEGTEKKEK comes from the coding sequence ATGAAAAAAAGACTACTTATCTTTCTTCATAACAAGGCTATTTTAACACTCTGCTGCTCTTTTCTCTATTTTGACATCAGCTTTGCTATCTGGGTCATCCTGGGAGCTGTAGGCACTTTTATTTCCGCTGAAATTCGGCTTAATCCCGTTCAAAAAGGCCTTGTGGTCGCCCTTCCTATCCTCTCTGGAAGCCTTCTTCGGATTTTTTTTGGCATAGCGGAATCAGCCCTCGGAGGGAAAAAAACAGCCCTTATCGCTATGAGTTTAACAGCCATTCCCCTATTTTGGGGGGGATTATTTGCTCACAGTCTTAATGAAATTTATGGGATTGGGCTTCTTTTGGGTATTGCCGGTGCTAGTTTTGCCGTAGCCCTTCCTATGGCTAGCCGGTGGTTCCCACCTAAAAACCAGGGACTTGTCTTAGGCCTAACTGGGAGTGGAAACAGTGGAACTCTTCTTTGTACCTTTTTTGGTCCGCTCATTGCTCAGGCTTATAGCTGGCATGCTGTATTTGGTTTTTTTCTTATCCTCTTAGCGATTGTCTTTTTTGTCTTTTTTTTACTGGCCGAAGATGCTCCTGCTAACCATAGAGAAAAATTTAACATCCAAGCTATTTTCTTGACCCTTCAACAAAAGCGAGCCTGGTTGTTTGCCCTTTTATACAGCCTTTCCTTTGGAGGTTTTGTAGGTTTTTCTAACTACCTAGGATTTTTTTTAGTAGATGAATACAAGCTTGAAAAAGTCGATGCGGGAAAGATACAAACCCTGCTCATTGCTTCAGGAAGCCTTTTAAGACCACTTGGAGGTGCTTTGGCCGATAAGGTAGGGGGATCAAAACTGCTTTTTGTGCTGTTTGCCCTAGCTACATTGCTCGGTTCTCTTCTCTCTTTTTATTTTCCATTCCTAATCGAAATCACTCTTCTTTTCTTTTTGATGGGTTGCCTGGGTCTTGCCAATGGAGCGGTTTTCCAACTTGTAGGAACTCAGCTGGCTAACCAAATTGGCACAATATCGGGGGTTGTAGGAGCTGCTGGAGGCATGGGAGGATTCTTTTTGCCCATTTTATTTGGGAAAATCAAGGAACATTCGGGATCATGTGCTACTGGATTTGGGCTCTTTTCATCTTTACTTTTTCTTGGAGGATGCCTAACCCTCTGTCTCGTTTTTTCGGAAAGAAAAAAGAAAATCTTAAGGATTGAAGTTACGGATAGTACAAAAAATTTTCCTTTCTCACTTCCCTTTTTGTTGAGCTCCCAAGACGAAGGCACTGAAAAGAAAGAAAAATGA
- a CDS encoding TonB-dependent receptor — protein sequence MIKTKRFYYWILFILPSLYWVGTFSLAEDNTEESLPETTLKVKGKIPIEKDEQSSFLLSPVKQFGPIDVLDSPRSVFIIDKSLIQATGMGLQPFLDPLSMTFLVPSAYSSVNYGLGIAPFSRGYPSTPYINGIEMNVQNGAFQGIPMNWNMIDSFDFIEGPAQAVFGATQTSSGVTNYLTKQPYFDSFRSSTQFTLGMYEKYLWLVDLGGPIRPNLAYRLSYQGIENGNYYQYVHNDQQNVYFSLGFHPSETYRADFMADLGTYDYTPLFMWMNRPTEALITTGLYPTGSLPSSLINIGTVNNPPFSLYAGQLEPISRRILLQNPEGGGRAVLGMLQFVQKITVSDQLTFLDNTLLWYNRENLLQPPVYYCLSSAGDYEIGHRTECLLDLYFSQNNFPLTLHDLVDSGIEWHIQRNLDYVASSFFGSNAWDMVLSQPIS from the coding sequence ATGATAAAGACTAAAAGATTCTATTATTGGATCCTCTTTATTTTACCTTCCCTATATTGGGTTGGAACTTTTTCTTTAGCTGAAGATAATACCGAAGAAAGCCTCCCCGAAACAACTCTAAAGGTCAAAGGAAAAATACCTATAGAAAAAGATGAACAATCCTCTTTTTTACTTTCACCTGTCAAGCAGTTTGGACCAATAGATGTCTTAGACAGTCCAAGATCGGTCTTCATCATAGATAAGTCTCTTATTCAAGCAACAGGGATGGGTCTTCAACCCTTTTTAGACCCTCTTAGTATGACTTTTTTAGTTCCTTCAGCCTATTCTTCGGTCAACTACGGCTTAGGTATTGCCCCATTTTCAAGAGGCTATCCTTCTACCCCTTATATAAATGGTATTGAAATGAATGTCCAAAACGGGGCTTTCCAGGGGATACCCATGAACTGGAACATGATCGACTCTTTTGATTTTATAGAAGGCCCAGCTCAAGCTGTTTTTGGAGCTACCCAAACTAGTTCAGGAGTTACAAACTACCTGACCAAGCAGCCCTATTTCGATTCTTTTCGATCTTCAACCCAATTTACCTTGGGGATGTATGAAAAGTACCTGTGGTTGGTAGATCTAGGAGGCCCGATCCGGCCGAATTTAGCCTACAGGCTTAGTTATCAGGGTATTGAGAATGGAAACTACTACCAATATGTACATAACGACCAACAAAATGTTTATTTTAGCCTCGGATTTCATCCTTCAGAAACTTATCGTGCTGATTTTATGGCTGATCTTGGAACCTATGATTATACCCCCCTTTTCATGTGGATGAATAGGCCAACTGAAGCATTGATCACAACTGGTCTTTATCCTACAGGTTCTTTGCCTTCTTCTTTGATCAACATTGGAACAGTAAACAATCCTCCTTTTTCTCTTTATGCCGGCCAACTTGAGCCGATAAGTCGTAGAATCCTTCTACAAAACCCTGAAGGCGGTGGCCGCGCAGTCCTTGGCATGCTTCAATTTGTTCAAAAAATCACAGTTAGTGACCAGCTTACTTTTTTGGATAACACCTTGTTATGGTACAACCGAGAAAATCTCTTGCAACCCCCTGTCTACTATTGTCTTTCCAGTGCTGGTGATTATGAAATTGGTCATCGTACAGAATGCCTTCTTGATCTCTATTTTAGCCAGAATAATTTTCCTCTTACTCTACATGACCTCGTGGATAGTGGAATCGAATGGCACATTCAGAGAAACTTAGATTACGTGGCAAGTTCTTTTTTTGGTTCAAATGCTTGGGATATGGTTTTAAGCCAGCCTATAAGCTGA